From the Brassica napus cultivar Da-Ae chromosome A8, Da-Ae, whole genome shotgun sequence genome, one window contains:
- the LOC106382332 gene encoding 60S ribosomal protein L10-1, which produces MGRRPARCYRQIKGKPYPKSRYCRGVPDPKIRIYDVGMKKKGVDEFPFCVHLVSWEKENVSSEALEAARIACNKYMVKSAGKDAFHLRIRVHPFHVLRINKMLSCAGADRLQTGMRGAFGKALGTCARVAIGQVLLSVRCKDGHGHHAQEALRRAKFKFPGRQKIIVSRKWGFTKFNRADFTKLRQEKRVVPDGVNAKFFSCHGPLANRQPGTAFLPATY; this is translated from the exons ATGGGAAGAA GACCGGCTAGGTGTTACCGTCAGATCAAGGGCAAGCCCTACCCGAAATCTCGCTACTGCCGCGGTGTCCCCGATCCCAAAATCAGGATCTACGACGTCGGCATGAAGAAGAAAGGCGTCGACGAGTTCCCTTTCTGCGTCCACCTCGTCTCCTGGGAGAAGGAGAACGTCTCCAGCGAAGCCCTCGAAGCCGCGCGTATTGCTTGCAACAAGTACATGGTgaagtccgcgggaaaagatGCTTTCCATCTGAGGATTAGGGTGCACCCGTTCCATGTTCTGAGGATCAACAAGATGCTTTCGTGCGCTGGTGCTGATAGGCTCCAGACCGGTATGAGAGGCGCTTTTGGAAAGGCCTTGGGTACTTGTGCTAGGGTGGCGATTGGGCAGGTGCTTTTGTCTGTGAGGTGTAAGGATGGGCATGGTCACCATGCTCAGGAGGCTCTGAGGAGGGCTAAGTTTAAGTTCCCTGGTCGTCAGAAGATTATCGTCAGCAGGAAatg GGGATTCACTAAGTTTAACAGAGCAGACTTCACGAAGCTGAGACAAGAGAAGCGTGTTGTTCCTGATGGTGTTAATGCTAAG TTCTTCTCATGCCATGGACCTTTGGCTAACCGTCAGCCTGGAACTGCATTTTTGCCGGCCACCTATTGA
- the LOC106382329 gene encoding binding partner of ACD11 1 isoform X1: MDHQNGFGVEVTGLSPAVTEKDLIDFFSFSGAIEDIDIVRSGEQACTAYVMFKDSYSQETAVLLSGATILEQRVCITRWGQHHEEFDFWNATQRGFVDDTNSHPHPQRGDFTAGEAVTKAQEVVKSMLATGFVLGKEALAKAKGFDESHGVSAAAAARVSQLDQRIGLTDKIFAGVEAVRLTDQKYQVSDKARSAVSATGRTAAAAATSVVSSSYFSSGALWLSGALERAAKAASDLGSRGSRQ; the protein is encoded by the exons ATGGATCATCAAAATGGATTCGGTGTGGAAGTGACTGGGCTATCTCCAGCTGTTACGGAGAAAGATCTCATCgacttcttctccttctctggCGCAATCGAAGATATTGATATTGTTAG ATCGGGTGAGCAAGCTTGCACTGCTTATGTGATGTTTAAAGATTCTTACTCTCAGGAAACTGCAGTCTTACTCAGT GGGGCAACCATATTGGAGCAGAGAGTTTGCATCACTCGTTGGGGACAGCATCACGAGGAGTTTGACTTCTGGAACGCCACTCAGCGGGGTTTTGTAGATGACACAAACTCACAT CCTCATCCTCAACGAGGCGACTTTACCGCGGGAGAAGCAGTGACAAAAGCTCAAGAAGTGGTGAAGTCAATGCTAGCCACCGGATTCGTGCTGGGCAAAGAAGCATTAGCCAAAGCCAAAGGCTTTGACGAATCCCACGGTGTGTCAGCTGCAGCAGCGGCTAGAGTATCTCAGCTAGACCAGAGGATCGGTCTCACTGACAAAATCTTTGCCGGAGTTGAAGCTGTCAGACTGACCGACCAGAAGTACCAGGTTTCAGACAAAGCAAGATCAGCCGTCTCTGCCACAGGAAGAACCGCGGCAGCAGCTGCAACTAGTGTTGTCAGTAGCAGTTACTTCTCCAGTGGAGCTCTCTGGCTATCGGGTGCGTTAGAGCGGGCGGCTAAAGCTGCTTCTGATCTTGGTAGCCGTGGCTCAAGGCAGTGA
- the LOC106379908 gene encoding probable fucosyltransferase 8 → MYHILKIFGYIFKSLGLKMKILITFIFSSLLIGSVILLSFSNNFNDQLLDATLNGSNESETLHDKLLGGLLKPGFDEGSCVSRYTKSLLYRKPSPYKPSPYLVSKLRSYEMLHKRCGPGTEAYKKATEQLDENQVRSSDKKCRYVVWVATEYGLGNRIISMVSSFLYALLTERILLVDQRKDINDLFCEPFPDTSWLLPLDFPLMGQIDSYYKDYSRCYGTMLKNHAINSTTTPPSHLYLHLLHDYREEDKMFYCEANQAFIKNVPWLVVKSNLYFAPSLWLIPSFQTKLLKLFPQKYTVFHHLSRYLFHPTNQVWDMVTSTYNANLSKADEVLGLQIRVFSTPSGYFQHVMDQIVSCAQREKLLPELATNGSSHSQVMNTTRSKKLKAVLVASLHPEYSDELRKMFLERPSSTGEIIQVYQPSGERVQQTDEKLHDQKALAEIYLLSLTDSIVTTERSTFGYVAHGLGGLKPWILYEPKNQKVPEPPCVRALSMEPCFIRAPLHGCQAKTIKTTHFIRPCENWNLGIKLVDAPDKFWWW, encoded by the exons ATGTATCACATATTAAAGATCTTCGGCTATATTTTCAAGTCTTTGGGTTTGAAGATGAAGATTCTGATAACATTCATCTTTAGTAGCTTACTCATTGGTTCTGTAATCTTACTATCATTCTCTAACAACTTCAACGACCAACTTCTTGATGCTACACTCaacg GTTCAAATGAATCAGAAACACTCCATGATAAATTGCTAGGAGGGCTTTTAAAGCCGGGTTTCGATGAAGGTTCTTGCGTGAGTAGGTATACTAAGTCATTGTTGTATCGCAAGCCTTCACCATACAAGCCTTCTCCATATCTTGTCTCTAAGCTTAGAAGCTACGAGATGCTCCACAAGCGTTGCGGTCCAGGCACAGAAGCCTACAAGAAAGCAACAGAGCAGCTTGATGAGAACCAAGTAAGAAGCTCTGATAAAAAATGCCGATATGTAGTATGGGTGGCCACCGAGTATGGGCTGGGAAACAGAATAATATCTATGGTCTCTTCGTTCCTCTACGCTCTCCTGACAGAGAGAATCCTTCTTGTTGATCAAAGAAAGGATATAAATGATCTCTTCTGTGAGCCTTTTCCGGATACTTCATGGTTGCTTCCTCTGGACTTTCCATTGATGGGTCAGATAGATAGCTACTACAAGGACTACTCTCGTTGTTACGGTACAATGTTGAAGAATCATGCCATTAACTCGACTACAACACCACCGTCCCATCTTTATCTTCACCTTCTTCATGATTACAGGGAAGAGGATAAGATGTTCTACTGCGAAGCAAACCAAGCTTTCATCAAGAACGTCCCATGGCTAGTAGTGAAATCTAACCTCTACTTCGCTCCATCTCTATGGTTGATACCTAGCTTTCAGACCAAACTCCTCAAGCTGTTCCCACAGAAATATACTGTCTTCCATCACTTGAGTCGTTATCTTTTCCACCCGACAAACCAAGTCTGGGACATGGTCACAAGTACTTACAACGCTAACTTATCAAAAGCTGACGAGGTGCTAGGGCTTCAAATAAGAGTGTTCAGCACGCCATCTGGTTATTTCCAGCACGTGATGGATCAGATCGTGTCATGCGCACAAAGAGAGAAGCTCTTGCCTGAACTAGCTACAAATGGATCATCACATTCACAAGTCATGAACACAACAAGAAGCAAGAAACTTAAAGCTGTTCTTGTCGCGTCTCTACATCCAGAGTACTCTGATGAGCTAAGGAAAATGTTTTTAGAACGACCTAGCTCAACAGGAGAGATCATCCAAGTGTATCAGCCAAGTGGAGAAAGGGTTCAACAAACAGACGAGAAGCTTCACGACCAAAAGGCTCTCGCGGAGATCTATCTGTTGAGTTTAACTGATAGCATTGTAACAACCGAGAGGTCTACGTTTGGATACGTAGCTCATGGTCTTGGAGGATTAAAGCCATGGATACTCTACGAGCCAAAGAACCAAAAAGTTCCTGAGCCACCCTGTGTTAGGGCCTTGTCGATGGAGCCTTGTTTTATTAGAGCTCCGCTCCATGGTTGTCAAGCCAAGACAATCAAAACCACACATTTTATAAGGCCTTGTGAGAATTGGAACCTAGGGATTAAGCTAGTTGATGCCCCAGATAAATTTTGGTGGTGGTAA
- the LOC106382334 gene encoding 2-oxoglutarate-dependent dioxygenase DAO, translating to MAKTNGVIPTIDLGEVSDKILNQKIREASERWGCFRVINHGVPLSLMSDMKKTVMDLFERPYEVKVRNTDVLLGSGYRAPNEINPYYEALGLYDMASPQAVNTFCDQLEASADQREIMVKYAKAIDGLAKDLARRLAESYGLAETNFFKGWPSQFRINKYHFQPEAVGKLGVQLHTDSGFLTILQDDENVGGLEAMDHSSGTFFPISPLPNTLAINLGDMATIWSNGRLCNVKHRVQCNEATKRFSIASFLLGPMDTDLEPPSEFVDAEHPRMYKAISHDGVRNIRMTAKLHDGEALKLITYEE from the exons ATGGCGAAAACCAATGGAGTCATCCCGACGATAGACTTGGGGGAGGTTTCAGACAAGATCCTGAACCAGAAAATCCGTGAAGCCAGCGAGAGATGGGGATGCTTCAGGGTGATCAACCACGGAGTTCCGTTGTCTTTGATGTCTGACATGAAGAAAACCGTTATGGATCTCTTCGAACGTCCTTACGAGGTGAAAGTGCGTAACACCGATGTGTTACTAGGGAGTGGTTACAGAGCTCCTAATGAAATCAATCCTTATTATGAAGCGTTGGGTCTCTACGACATGGCTTCTCCTCAAGCAGTTAACACCTTTTGTGACCAGCTCGAGGCTTCTGCTGATCAAAG GGAGATTATGGTGAAGTATGCGAAAGCTATTGATGGACTTGCAAAGGATTTAGCAAGGAGGTTAGCAGAGAGCTATGGCCTGGCCGAGACCAACTTCTTCAAAGGATGGCCTAGCCAGTTCCGGATCAAcaaatatcatttccaacccgAAGCAGTCGGGAAGCTCGGCGTCCAGCTACACACTGATTCAGGCTTCTTGACGATTCTTCAAGACGACGAAAACGTTGGTGGGCTTGAAGCGATGGACCATTCTTCGGGAACGTTTTTTCCCATAAGCCCGTTGCCAAACACGCTTGCTATCAACCTCGGGGACATGGCTACAATATGGAGCAATGGGAGGTTGTGCAACGTGAAGCATAGAGTGCAATGCAACGAAGCAACGAAGAGGTTTTCTATCGCTTCTTTTTTGTTAGGACCGATGGATACGGATTTGGAGCCGCCAAGTGAGTTTGTGGATGCTGAACATCCGCGAATGTACAAGGCTATTAGTCACGACGGGGTACGGAATATTAGAATGACTGCGAAGTTGCATGATGGAGAGGCTCTCAAGCTTATAACCTATGAAGAGTGA
- the LOC106379907 gene encoding ribonuclease 3, whose protein sequence is MHCRNKENKKMGPKGWFILKLLMFQGLFISHSQEQEDFDFFYLVLQWPGAYCDTKRSCCYPTSGKPAADFGIHGLWPNYKDGTYPSNCNPDSEFDKSQITDLVSSLKKTWPTLACPSNEGFKFWKHEWEKHGTCSESVMDQHEYFENSLKLRDRANLLQALTNSGIKPDDRFYDLEKIRKAIKDEIGFTPGIECNKDPERNDQLHQIYICVDTSGTEFIKCPILPRERCPSRLQFAKF, encoded by the exons ATGCATTGCAGAaacaaagagaacaaaaaaatggGACCAAAGGGTTGGTTTATCCTCAAGCTTTTGATGTTTCAAGGTCTTTTCATTTCACATTCCCAAGAACAAGAAGACTTTGATTTCTTCTACTTAGTTCTTCAG TGGCCAGGAGCTTATTGTGATACAAAACGTAGTTGTTGCTATCCAACATCAGGTAAGCCTGCGGCAGATTTTGGCATCCACGGTCTTTGGCCTAATTACAAAGATGGTACATATCCATCAAACTGCAATCCCGACAGTGAATTTGATAAATCTCAG ATAACGGACCTGGTAAGCAGTTTGAAAAAGACGTGGCCAACACTAGCCTGTCCGAGCAACGAAGGGTTCAAGTTTTGGAAGCACGAGTGGGAAAAACACGGTACATGTTCTGAGTCAGTAATGGACCAACATGAGTACTTCGAAAATTCTCTTAAACTCAGAGACAGAGCCAATCTCCTTCAAGCCCTCACAAACTCCG GAATCAAACCAGATGATAGATTCTATGATCTTGAAAAGATCAGAAAGGCGATAAAAGATGAGATTGGGTTTACTCCAGGGATTGAATGCAACAAAGATCCCGAACGTAACGACCAACTTCACCAAATTTACATTTGCGTCGATACATCAGGAACTGAGTTTATCAAATGTCCGATTTTGCCTAGAGAAAGATGTCCGTCTCGACTCCAGTTTGCGAAGTTTTAA
- the LOC106382333 gene encoding uncharacterized protein LOC106382333 isoform X2, with product MVSQIISCLSKSSSLLCISGSRSLIQPKTYNRGGLNRFSPGLATQRLSTVIRKKWRSASIFNSGKEPGGEGKEGSSDWAILERWEVPWEWQTASLTSLACVLSFVLTGLAEMAALPYLGVDVEKLSLDQKAEILFLDQGITTAVILAVIFTVAKTFDPLPEDILRYDLKQPFNLQKGWLVWGGIGLVAAIGGIALTGVALSLFSTETPEREVDSLMQLLPLIGSSNISTLSLVGITGILAPLLEETVFRGFFMVSLTKWVPTPIAIIISSAAFALAHLTPGEFPQLFILGSVLGLTYAQTRNLITPMVIHGLWNSGVILLLTFLQVQGYDIKELLQGS from the exons ATGGTTTCGCAGATAATCTCGTGTTTATCTAAATCTTCGTCTCTTCTCTGCATCTCCGGTTCCAGGAGTTTAATTCAGCCGAAGACTTATAACCGCGGCGGTTTGAACCGGTTTTCTCCGGGATTAGCTACCCAACGGTTATCTACGGTTATCCGTAAGAAATGGAGATCGGCAAGCATTTTCAACTCTGGGAAAGAACCTGGAGGAGAGGGAAAG GAAGGTAGCTCGGATTGGGCGATACTTGAGAGATGGGAAGTGCCATGGGAATGGCAGACAGCTTCGTTAACTTCGCTTGCTTGTGTATTAAG TTTTGTTTTGACAGGGTTAGCTGAGATGGCAGCCTTACCCTATTTAGGAGTCGACGTTGAGAAGCTGAGCTTGGACCAAAAGGCTGAGATTTTATTCCTGGATCAAGG CATAACAACTGCAGTGATACTTGCTGTCATATTCACCGTTGCCAAAACATTCGACCCACTACCTGAAGACATTTTGCGCTATG ATTTGAAACAACCCTTCAACTTGCAAAAGGGATGGCTAGTGTGGGGTGGGATAGGTTTGGTTGCTGCTATTGGTGGTATTGCGTTAACAGGTGTTGCTTTATCCTTATTCAGCACAGAGACACCTGAACGAGAG GTAGACTCTTTGATGCAGCTTCTCCCATTAATTGGATCCTCAAACATAAG CACCTTGAGCTTAGTGGGTATAACTGGAATCCTTGCTCCCCTTCTTGAGGAGACTGTGTTTCGCGGATTCTTTATGGTCTCTCTTACCAAATG GGTTCCAACACCAATAGCGATCATCATAAGCTCAGCTGCGTTTGCCCTTGCCCACCTCACACCCGGTGAATTCCCACAGCTGTTTATACTAG GATCGGTTTTGGGATTAACTTATGCGCAAACCCGCAACCTCATTACCCCGATGGTCATACACGGTCTCTGGAACTCTGGAGTTATTTTGCTTCTCACGTTTCTTCAG gTCCAAGGGTATGACATCAAGGAACTCTTGCAGGGAAGCTAG
- the LOC106382329 gene encoding binding partner of ACD11 1 isoform X2 — protein MDHQNGFGVEVTGLSPAVTEKDLIDFFSFSGAIEDIDIVRSGEQACTAYVMFKDSYSQETAVLLSGATILEQRVCITRWGQHHEEFDFWNATQRGFVDDTNSHPHPQRGDFTAGEAVTKAQEVVKSMLATGFVLGKEALAKAKGFDESHGVSAAAAARVSQLDQRIGLTDKIFAGVEAVRLTDQKYQVSDKARSAVSATGRTAAAAATSVVSSSYFSSGALWLSGALERAAKAASDLGSRGSRQ, from the exons ATGGATCATCAAAATGGATTCGGTGTGGAAGTGACTGGGCTATCTCCAGCTGTTACGGAGAAAGATCTCATCgacttcttctccttctctggCGCAATCGAAGATATTGATATT GTAAGATCGGGTGAGCAAGCTTGCACTGCTTATGTGATGTTTAAAGATTCTTACTCTCAGGAAACTGCAGTCTTACTCAGT GGGGCAACCATATTGGAGCAGAGAGTTTGCATCACTCGTTGGGGACAGCATCACGAGGAGTTTGACTTCTGGAACGCCACTCAGCGGGGTTTTGTAGATGACACAAACTCACAT CCTCATCCTCAACGAGGCGACTTTACCGCGGGAGAAGCAGTGACAAAAGCTCAAGAAGTGGTGAAGTCAATGCTAGCCACCGGATTCGTGCTGGGCAAAGAAGCATTAGCCAAAGCCAAAGGCTTTGACGAATCCCACGGTGTGTCAGCTGCAGCAGCGGCTAGAGTATCTCAGCTAGACCAGAGGATCGGTCTCACTGACAAAATCTTTGCCGGAGTTGAAGCTGTCAGACTGACCGACCAGAAGTACCAGGTTTCAGACAAAGCAAGATCAGCCGTCTCTGCCACAGGAAGAACCGCGGCAGCAGCTGCAACTAGTGTTGTCAGTAGCAGTTACTTCTCCAGTGGAGCTCTCTGGCTATCGGGTGCGTTAGAGCGGGCGGCTAAAGCTGCTTCTGATCTTGGTAGCCGTGGCTCAAGGCAGTGA
- the LOC106382328 gene encoding single-stranded DNA-binding protein WHY1, chloroplastic has translation MSQLLSSPLMAASYSPFTSPRFLSSSSSSVLVAGGGLAVKRHGLASKPVRTVNLSVKSRQSDYFEKQRFGDSSSSSSQNGEGGPARFYVGHSIYKGKAALTVEPRAPEFVSLDSGAFKLSKDGFLLLQFAPAAGVRQYDWSKKQVFSLSVSEIGTLVSLGPRESCEFFHDPNKGKSDEGKVRKVLKVEPLPDGSGHFFNLSVQNKLLNVDESIYIPITRAEFTVLTSAFNFVLPYLIGWHAFANSIKPEESNRTNNASPNYGGDYEWNR, from the exons ATGTCGCAACTCTTATCTTCTCCTCTGATGGCGGCAAGTTACAGTCCCTTCACTAGCCCTCGCTTTCTCtcttcgtcgtcttcttcagtACTCGTCGCCGGCGGCGGTCTCGCCGTGAAACGACATGGACTAGCTTCGAAACCGGTGAGGACGGTGAATCTCTCGGTGAAGTCCCGACAATCGGATTACTTCGAGAAGCAGAGGTTCGGTgactcgtcttcttcttcttcacagaaCG GTGAAGGAGGGCCTGCTAGGTTTTACGTGGGACATTCGATATACAAAGGGAAAGCTGCGTTAACAGTGGAGCCAAGAGCACCAGAGTTTGTGTCTTTAGAC TCTGGAGCTTTCAAGTTATCCAAAGATGGTTTTCTACTGCTTCAGTTTGCTCCTGCAGCTGGTGTAAGGCAATACGATTGGAGCAAGAAACAG GTGTTCTCATTGTCGGTTTCAGAGATTGGAACTCTAGTTAGCCTAGGCCCAAGGGAGTCTTGTGAGTTCTTCCATGATCCTAACAAGGGGAAAAG TGATGAAGGAAAGGTGAGGAAAGTGTTGAAAGTTGAGCCTCTCCCTGATGGTTCTGGCCACTTCTTCAACCTAA GTGTTCAAAACAAGCTTTTGAATGTTGATGAGAGCATTTACATACCAATCACTAGAGCAGAGTTTACTGTTCTGACCTCTGCTTTCAAT TTCGTCTTGCCTTACCTCATAGGCTGGCACGCATTTGCGAACTCCATCAAACCAGAAGAGTCAAACCGTACGAACAACGCTTCACCTAACTATGGAGGAGACTATGAATGGAATAGATAG
- the LOC106382331 gene encoding ubiquitin-conjugating enzyme E2 1-like → MSTPARKRLMRDFKMLEQDPPAGINGSPQDNSIMLWNAVIFGPDDSPWDGGTFKLSLQFSEDYPNKPPRVRFVSRMFHPNIYLDGRICLDILQNQWTPVYDCAAILISIQSLLCDPNTNSSANSEAALMYSENKREYNRRVRDVVEQSWTAD, encoded by the exons ATGTCGACGCCAGCAAGGAAGAGGTTGATGAGGGATTTCAAGATGTTGGAGCAAGACCCACCTGCCGGAATAAACGGTTCTCCACAAGACAATAGTATCATGCTCTGGAACGCTGTCATATTCGG GCCTGATGACAGCCCATGGGATGGAG GTACTTTCAAACTCTCGCTGCAGTTCTCTGAAGATTATCCTAATAAGCCGCCAAGAGTTCGTTTTGTGTCACGAATGTTCCATCCAAATA TTTATTTAGATGGGAGGATTTGCTTGGACATTCTGCAAAACCAGTGGACCCCTGTATATGATTGTGCTGCTATACTTATCTCCATCCAG TCGTTGCTCTGTGACCCTAATACGAATTCTTCTGCAAACTCGGAAGCCGCTCTGATGTACAGCGAAAACAAGCGTGAGTACAACAGAAGAGTGCGTGATGTTGTGGAGCAAAGCTGGACTGCTGACTAG
- the LOC106382333 gene encoding uncharacterized protein LOC106382333 isoform X1, whose translation MVSQIISCLSKSSSLLCISGSRSLIQPKTYNRGGLNRFSPGLATQRLSTVIRKKWRSASIFNSGKEPGGEGKLQEGSSDWAILERWEVPWEWQTASLTSLACVLSFVLTGLAEMAALPYLGVDVEKLSLDQKAEILFLDQGITTAVILAVIFTVAKTFDPLPEDILRYDLKQPFNLQKGWLVWGGIGLVAAIGGIALTGVALSLFSTETPEREVDSLMQLLPLIGSSNISTLSLVGITGILAPLLEETVFRGFFMVSLTKWVPTPIAIIISSAAFALAHLTPGEFPQLFILGSVLGLTYAQTRNLITPMVIHGLWNSGVILLLTFLQVQGYDIKELLQGS comes from the exons ATGGTTTCGCAGATAATCTCGTGTTTATCTAAATCTTCGTCTCTTCTCTGCATCTCCGGTTCCAGGAGTTTAATTCAGCCGAAGACTTATAACCGCGGCGGTTTGAACCGGTTTTCTCCGGGATTAGCTACCCAACGGTTATCTACGGTTATCCGTAAGAAATGGAGATCGGCAAGCATTTTCAACTCTGGGAAAGAACCTGGAGGAGAGGGAAAG TTACAGGAAGGTAGCTCGGATTGGGCGATACTTGAGAGATGGGAAGTGCCATGGGAATGGCAGACAGCTTCGTTAACTTCGCTTGCTTGTGTATTAAG TTTTGTTTTGACAGGGTTAGCTGAGATGGCAGCCTTACCCTATTTAGGAGTCGACGTTGAGAAGCTGAGCTTGGACCAAAAGGCTGAGATTTTATTCCTGGATCAAGG CATAACAACTGCAGTGATACTTGCTGTCATATTCACCGTTGCCAAAACATTCGACCCACTACCTGAAGACATTTTGCGCTATG ATTTGAAACAACCCTTCAACTTGCAAAAGGGATGGCTAGTGTGGGGTGGGATAGGTTTGGTTGCTGCTATTGGTGGTATTGCGTTAACAGGTGTTGCTTTATCCTTATTCAGCACAGAGACACCTGAACGAGAG GTAGACTCTTTGATGCAGCTTCTCCCATTAATTGGATCCTCAAACATAAG CACCTTGAGCTTAGTGGGTATAACTGGAATCCTTGCTCCCCTTCTTGAGGAGACTGTGTTTCGCGGATTCTTTATGGTCTCTCTTACCAAATG GGTTCCAACACCAATAGCGATCATCATAAGCTCAGCTGCGTTTGCCCTTGCCCACCTCACACCCGGTGAATTCCCACAGCTGTTTATACTAG GATCGGTTTTGGGATTAACTTATGCGCAAACCCGCAACCTCATTACCCCGATGGTCATACACGGTCTCTGGAACTCTGGAGTTATTTTGCTTCTCACGTTTCTTCAG gTCCAAGGGTATGACATCAAGGAACTCTTGCAGGGAAGCTAG
- the LOC106382333 gene encoding uncharacterized protein LOC106382333 isoform X3, whose protein sequence is MAALPYLGVDVEKLSLDQKAEILFLDQGITTAVILAVIFTVAKTFDPLPEDILRYDLKQPFNLQKGWLVWGGIGLVAAIGGIALTGVALSLFSTETPEREVDSLMQLLPLIGSSNISTLSLVGITGILAPLLEETVFRGFFMVSLTKWVPTPIAIIISSAAFALAHLTPGEFPQLFILGSVLGLTYAQTRNLITPMVIHGLWNSGVILLLTFLQVQGYDIKELLQGS, encoded by the exons ATGGCAGCCTTACCCTATTTAGGAGTCGACGTTGAGAAGCTGAGCTTGGACCAAAAGGCTGAGATTTTATTCCTGGATCAAGG CATAACAACTGCAGTGATACTTGCTGTCATATTCACCGTTGCCAAAACATTCGACCCACTACCTGAAGACATTTTGCGCTATG ATTTGAAACAACCCTTCAACTTGCAAAAGGGATGGCTAGTGTGGGGTGGGATAGGTTTGGTTGCTGCTATTGGTGGTATTGCGTTAACAGGTGTTGCTTTATCCTTATTCAGCACAGAGACACCTGAACGAGAG GTAGACTCTTTGATGCAGCTTCTCCCATTAATTGGATCCTCAAACATAAG CACCTTGAGCTTAGTGGGTATAACTGGAATCCTTGCTCCCCTTCTTGAGGAGACTGTGTTTCGCGGATTCTTTATGGTCTCTCTTACCAAATG GGTTCCAACACCAATAGCGATCATCATAAGCTCAGCTGCGTTTGCCCTTGCCCACCTCACACCCGGTGAATTCCCACAGCTGTTTATACTAG GATCGGTTTTGGGATTAACTTATGCGCAAACCCGCAACCTCATTACCCCGATGGTCATACACGGTCTCTGGAACTCTGGAGTTATTTTGCTTCTCACGTTTCTTCAG gTCCAAGGGTATGACATCAAGGAACTCTTGCAGGGAAGCTAG
- the LOC106382330 gene encoding ubiquitin-conjugating enzyme E2 1 has translation MSTPARKRLMRDFKRLQQDPPAGISGAPQDNNIMLWNAVIFGPDDTPWDGGTFKLSLQFSEDYPNKPPTVRFVSRMFHPNIYADGSICLDILQNQWSPIYDVAAILTSIQSLLCDPNPNSPANSEAARMYSESKREYNRRVRDVVEQSWTAD, from the exons ATGTCGACACCAGCAAGGAAGAGGTTGATGAGGGATTTCAAGAGGTTGCAGCAAGACCCACCTGCTGGAATCAGCGGTGCTCCACAAGACAATAATATCATGCTCTGGAACGCTGTCATATTCGG GCCTGATGACACCCCATGGGATGGAG GTACTTTCAAACTCTCACTGCAGTTCTCTGAAGATTATCCTAATAAGCCACCAACAGTTCGTTTTGTGTCAAGGATGTTCCATCCAAATA TTTATGCAGATGGGAGTATTTGCTTGGACATCCTCCAAAACCAGTGGAGCCCTATATATGATGTTGCTGCTATACTTACCTCCATCCAG TCATTGCTCTGCGACCCTAATCCGAATTCTCCTGCAAACTCGGAAGCAGCTCGGATGTACAGCGAAAGCAAGCGTGAGTACAACAGAAGAGTGCGTGATGTTGTTGAGCAAAGCTGGACTGCTGACTAG